The genome window TAGGAGGCGCTCATATTTGGAAAGAGCAGAGGCTGTCGTATAGGCCAGTCGAGCATCCAAGCGTGAGGGTTCGCGTGTTGAGACGGGCTGTGGTCAACTCCAGGAGGCAGGTGTCAAATCCTTGTTTCCCTCCACTGGACTTCCAGTTTTGAGGTCGCTAGCTGCCGTGTGCCTGTGGCTCCTCCAGAATGGCAAAGCAGGACGAGATCAAAAGAAACAAAATCCACAGTATCTTCACTCACCTGGCTGATCTCCTGGCGATACTTGAACGCCTTGTCATCCTTTGAAGCCATCTTGCCGGTGCTCAAAGGCGAGCCTCAAGGTTAATGTGAATAGCTTGGATGAACCGAATGTTATGTGTTCTTTTGAGTAAGGTACAGGATGGAAGCTGATGCGGGTATGGGAGGCTGAGATGCCCCGGAGAGAAATCCCGATAATCGCACTGTTGCCGAGCGAAGTAGATCAAGGCTAGAGATAACTCCTGTGCGAAGGCTGTAATTGCTGCTTTCTATTAAAGTCCGTATGACTACCAGAATTCCATTACTTGGTTGAAAGAGACCTATGGATTGTCGATGAAATTCGGTAAGAAGGGTAGTCGGAGAGCGAAGGCTGGAGGTGTCTTGGTCGCGGTCCGGCTCAGCGACACCAGTTGGGCGTGTTGGGTGCACTGACCAGCCTACCGTACTCTGTCCAATGCAAGCTGGGGCCAGAGGAGGTTCCAAGGTGCCTTCTAGGTTCCTTTCCGCTGGAGTCCCGTCGGAAAAGAAAACACCCGAACAGCGAGTTGCGTTTCGTTCAGCCATTACGTAAGGTACTAATTCCAAGCAATGGTCCAAAGCAATCAACATGATGGTGCTACAACATCCAGACCAACATTAAGGATATTTCACACCCATTCTATCAAAGCAAGCTTCGCCCAAATTTTGCTGCCGAGTTCTCCCTGCAATCTGTCTATCCACATGATGGCCTGCAACCGAGATCTTGCGCTGTCCCACGACAAGCGCTCTGCTCCTGATCTTACCCACAGAGGCCGTAACCAAGCCTTCTCGGCCTCAAAGACGGAGATCGCGCACATCATCAAAAGCCAGAACAGAATGTTGTCGTCTGCAATTATTTCAATGTTGATAGTCTCGCATAAGTTTCTGAGGCTCCCAGTGAGATACTTATAAGGAAACTTGCCGCCTGGGATTTGCAAAGTGGTTGACAGAAAGGCCAACATCCCAAGTCGGAGGCATTCATCTGATCGGTCATCGATTCCGTTCTTCAGGTGTACGAGTCGTGTTTGGATTGATCCCAAAGAGTCTTGGAAAAGCGAGCCGTCAAGCAGCGAATTACAGGCGAGGTGATCGTTGATCAAGTTCACCAAGTGTCTGAGGTCTTGCCATACAACAGCCAGCCTCCAGTCATTCACAACATTGCAAGAGAAGGGCTCAGCTTCGCAAGTTGGGTTCCCCGACTGCGCGTCAAAGCATGAGTTCCAACCGATAGGGCCGGTGAAGAAATAAGGCGTACCTCCCGTGCCAAGAGACCATGAGAGAGCCAGGCTGTGTTGTCAGAGTCGACCCCAAATTGGCAGATGACATGCACTCACCGATCGAGCTTAAAATGTAGCTTCGAATGACTTCGAAGATACTTGAGCCCTCCACGAAGGCGTACGATCTGCCGTAAGCCTGACAGGTGTACGGCTGTGGTGCTGAAGTCACCCCAAAGACCTGCCATCAAGGCTAGAGTGAGTATGACATGGAAGATTGCCTCGTTACGATGTGAGTCTGGTTGAGAAAGCGCCTCGTTGAGGAGTCTGATTGTGCGTCTGAGATGAAATTGTGTCATTCTTCCTGGCTGACGACGCTGGACATGTTCATGTACGGCGGATGAGTAGAATAAGGCGCTGTGTAGGAAGATTTTGTCCTGGAGAATCCAAGAAAATGAGAGTGCTTCGGAGTTCGCGCTGCGAGGGAGGTCGACGCAGTGCTCAATGGGATAGAAGGTGCCCTTAAGAGCATTGAAGTTGACCACTGACCCCAGTCAGATGAAGTGAGATTTGCGGCATCCAAGGGGCATGTCTTACATCTGAAGAGTATTTCCTGAGATGGCCTTTCCAACTCTTCTGCGAAGCGAATCAGAGACATGTCGCTGGGTGGCGGATGAGGGACCGGAGGCATCAAAGCCGAGGTATCATCTTGAGCGACCTCTCCCGTGCTCGGAGCCTGAGAATGTTCTTCAGCTTGCTGCTTCTCATTATACGCGGTGCAAGGCCAAGGCTTGATAGGGGAAGCCGAATGATGAAGCGACTGAAGCCCGGCATTCTCGCTCGCAATTTGAGCGGCTGCCCTCTGCACTTTACGAGCAGCTTGTATGGATCGCCGCGAGCCTTCTTGTCGATTCTTACCGATCATACATCGACTACGAATTACTGATCGGTCTGTGGGCTGTGCCCGTCCCGAACTGCCGACAGTTACGAACGCGAAGTCAGCCGGCATTGCGGTAGTGAAGATGTATGGAACTGCAGCTTCTGGAAAGTATGATTGCAATAATGTTCTAAGCAACTAAATGAGTCGATTCGAGCTATGATAAATGATAAACAACATGAGTATAAGATGAATGAAGGAAACGCTTTGAAAGCAGAAGGCTGTGACTACATAAGCTGCTTTATTTGGTATCATCACACGGAGGAGCTCCGGAGTTAAGACCCCACCCCATCTGACCACATTGTTGTCCGGTTCGGGCAAGCGTCTTATCCTCGCCGGGTACTTCGCCCATGTCTCCTGCAGCCCTAAGGCCTCCGGCATCTTTCCCATTCGTCGTCGCCTCGAAGATCGCTGCGTGAGACtagaagaagaagatgacCCGGGCAACCTCCAGTCCTCCCTGAAATTAGACAGTCTTCCACACTAGTTCGAATTGCCTTCTCTAGGTGGCGGACCGGTAAAGACCTGCTGCGGTCTCCATAACATGGGACCCTTTTCGAGCATCGCCTCACGCCAGTGCGCCAACACCCCAGGCATGCGTGACAAGCTTGCCATGGCCACGATGATGTCGGTTTCGAAGCCAAAGGCAGTGTACAGGAAACACCCGTAAAGGTCTGCATTAGCCTTCAAGTTACGGCTCGTAAAGTACTTGTCGGCATTGGCGACGCGGTCAATCTCCATCGCGATGGAAAGCAAAGGATTCGACTCCACTCTGTCCTTGTACTGGTCGATCATGGCGCGGATGAACTTGGCTCGGGGGTCCACGGCCTTGTAGATGCGGTGGCCGTACCCGAAGAGACGCTGCTTCTTGGCCTTGACGTCCGCTATCAGCAACGGCACGTTTTCCGGGGTCTTGAGATCCTCAAAGGCCTTGTAGGCTAGTTCGATGGCGCCTCCGTGGAGCGGGCCATACCCGGACACAAGACCAGAGATACAGCACGCAAGGGGATCTGTCAGGGTCGAGGCAGCGTGTAAGAAGGCGGCGGTCGAGTTGGTCATTTCATGGTCAGCGTAGAGGATCCAGAGCTTCTCGAAGCATTTGACAATCTCCTGATTAGGCTTGTTACTGTGTTTGTCTTCATGGAAGCCCATCATGCGCAACATGTTGGCGATGAAAGACTCTTCGGGATCGGCAGGGGTGAAGGTCTTATTGCGCTTGCGGCAGTATACAAGGGCGACAACAGTGGCGAGAGCAGAGATGCAGCCGATGAGAGCTTCATCGACCTTGTCAGCCTGGCCCATGAACGCTGGTCGTCCGGACTGGAGTGTGGCAATGGCACCTTCGTCATGGCTAGCATAGGCGGCCATGCCAGCAAAGACCATTGTGCTCGTCAAGGAATCTCGAGGAAAAGACTCAATGACTTCAACAACGTGAGGAGGGGGGATGCAGCCGGCAGCAATTTTACGCCGGAAGGTATTCTTCTCATTCGCGTCGGGGAGATGACCCCAGATCAAGAGAAAGACAACCTCCTCATAGTCGTGGTTCTCAAAAAGGCATTCAATCGAGTAGCCGCGGTAATGGATAGATCCATGTCCGCCATCGATATAGGTAATGTTCGACTCGACGCAGGCGGTATTCAGGTACCCAGGATCCAGGATTTTCAAACCGCAATAACTGACGGAGTTGACACCAGCCTGGACGGAAATGATCTTTTGGAGTTCGAGTGCTTTGATTGCGTTTCGGTTGATTGGGATTTCGTACCGCCGCTGGGTGCGATTGTCGCAAACTGTCAAAGTCCCACTGGATGGGTCGGCCTTAGTCCCGAAGAGTAGGCTGCGCGCAAGCTGTGTTGGCAGCATCAATGTCTGGCCGAGTTTACTGAAAGGTTGAGTTACATAGGAAGCGGTAGCGGCACCGATGTTGTAAGTCGTGCTCCAGAATGAGTTTCTTAAACGCAGGTATCCTGGATGAAGCTTCTGAGCCTCATCACTCTTGAGGATTTTCTTGATAGTAAGGCTCTCTTGAGTTGAAGTTCGTTTGATTGACTTCCGGAAGTCTTTTGCGGTATTCATTGAGTTGTCTTTAGATTGGACAACTGCCTGAGTAGTGTAATTGGTGTCCATGGTGTTGAAGTTTGTTGAAATATGGCTAATGAAGATTCTTCTTCTCTCTATTTCCAACTTCAGACGAGCACCTCCATCGCTCTTAAGTATCCAGAAACCTCATCCCGCGTATGACCAGATCGTATCACTTTATGACTGGGCGACAAGGGATACAGCTGACACTGGAAAACATCTAAGACTTTAGCACAATGTGTCGAAGCCAGTGAATCATTTCTTTCGCCCGAGCAACTAGAAACGAAGCCGCAATAGGAAACATCTTGCACTCCGAGAATTACAGAAGGCAGCAATAGACCCCAATGGGGGCTCCATCTCGCCCGGTCATCGAGGTCTTCACGCCGACGCCGGAAGCTCTCAGCGTGATTGCGGAAACGCTTGTTATCGTAATCGCGTGATGTCGAGGTGCTGACCCTCTGGGCTGAGCGTATATGGTGAAGTGGAACAAACTGGGGGCCATGGAATCCGTCGACCCCAGTGACAGTTATCGTGAGCATGGCCACTTAAGCCCAGAGTTGCTCAGCTGCCAACGTAAGGCTTACATTTCATCAACACAATACCCGTCTGGGCAGTGTCTACAGCTCCGAGTCATCGAAGAGGAGCCTCGTCAAGAGTTTAGAATTCTTGTTTCGGTATTGGATACACCGAAAAGACCCGTAAATTACTTCTGAATTCAGATAGGCGGTGCCTGATTCTGATCACGCAGGCACACCAGGCTGCAATGTGTCTACGCCGTTCTGGCACATTAAGGCTGAGTGCGGCGCGGGGCCTTGGCCCGGGCCGGAAATAAATCCTCGGGTCGCGGAATAACAGTTGATTGTAGTCAGTACGATTGCCTTCAAGTTTCCTTAGCACTCAATTTCTCCTTCACATGACGAGAGGTCGGAGGTGTATGGAGTAGTTCGGTGAAGACAAACTTGCGGCTGAAAACGCCTAATCCGGACACCTTTTCTACTAAAATCAAAACTAGACCGGATTAGATCGAAGAAACAATAGGGTCAAAGTAAACTTCGCATCTGATGTATTCTTACACTTAATTGGGCAGAGGGTTTATGGACGAAACGGTGATGCTGTCCACTCTAACGGAAGGTCTGGTCGGAGCTCAACGGTGGACGGGCCCCACCAGAAGCCGATCGAGGCGGCGGTCGGACGTGAGTAAATGCCGGAAACTACAATCCGACACGGTTCGGCGCCCCTCCAGACGGACCAAAAGAACGGGGCATCCTCAAACATGTATCACACCCGGATATCTTGTTTCCCCCAGAAGAAGTTCCGAAAAACAGATCATTGCCTTATTGGTGAGGCTGAATGAGCTCAAATGGGTGATGCCGCGGAGTCTATGGAGCGCGACAAAGCTGTAGTAGACCTGACCAAGCATGTGTCAAAAGTCTATTTCAGCAGTATTTCTGCTAGCCATATGCGCTATTAGGCTAATATCAGCGCAAACTCTCCATCATGCCACATGGCCGCGTTTCTACAATGAAAAGGAGGTGAGTCTGTGAGTACAAGTACACTTCTTCCCCCAGAAGCTGGGCTGCCAGAAATCACACAAAGCTTGGCGGCGTCTTCATCGTCGATCCCAAAGTCCGCTTCCGAGATTCCGAGGTCGGCTCTTCACTGAGAACCCCGGCCCTCACATTGTAGAAGCAGGGGCTTTATGATTAACTGCGGGGAAACGTTTGTGGCAAATGTCAAGTATATGTTTGAAGGAACTCCAGTGAAATCGCAACCGATTCCGGCGGCCCTCTGCAACTATTCACCATAGCACATGCACCTACAAGTGGCCGACTCACGAAATGGAAAACACAGCAAAGACACCCGCCCATGACTATAGGCGTTATGTTCCGCCAAAAGGAAAGTACTCATCAAGTAGAACTTAGCTTCATTACCTTG of Colletotrichum lupini chromosome 8, complete sequence contains these proteins:
- a CDS encoding citrate synthase, with amino-acid sequence MDTNYTTQAVVQSKDNSMNTAKDFRKSIKRTSTQESLTIKKILKSDEAQKLHPGYLRLRNSFWSTTYNIGAATASYVTQPFSKLGQTLMLPTQLARSLLFGTKADPSSGTLTVCDNRTQRRYEIPINRNAIKALELQKIISVQAGVNSVSYCGLKILDPGYLNTACVESNITYIDGGHGSIHYRGYSIECLFENHDYEEVVFLLIWGHLPDANEKNTFRRKIAAGCIPPPHVVEVIESFPRDSLTSTMVFAGMAAYASHDEGAIATLQSGRPAFMGQADKVDEALIGCISALATVVALVYCRKRNKTFTPADPEESFIANMLRMMGFHEDKHSNKPNQEIVKCFEKLWILYADHEMTNSTAAFLHAASTLTDPLACCISGLVSGYGPLHGGAIELAYKAFEDLKTPENVPLLIADVKAKKQRLFGYGHRIYKAVDPRAKFIRAMIDQYKDRVESNPLLSIAMEIDRVANADKYFTSRNLKANADLYGCFLYTAFGFETDIIVAMASLSRMPGVLAHWREAMLEKGPMLWRPQQVFTAIFEATTNGKDAGGLRAAGDMGEVPGEDKTLARTGQQCGQMGWGLNSGAPPTLLQSYFPEAAVPYIFTTAMPADFAFVTVGSSGRAQPTDRSVIRSRCMIGKNRQEGSRRSIQAARKVQRAAAQIASENAGLQSLHHSASPIKPWPCTAYNEKQQAEEHSQAPSTGEVAQDDTSALMPPVPHPPPSDMSLIRFAEELERPSQEILFRLVNFNALKGTFYPIEHCVDLPRSANSEALSFSWILQDKIFLHSALFYSSAVHEHVQRRQPGRMTQFHLRRTIRLLNEALSQPDSHRNEAIFHVILTLALMAGLWGDFSTTAVHLSGLRQIVRLRGGLKYLRSHSKLHFKLDRLALSWSLGTGGTPYFFTGPIGWNSCFDAQSGNPTCEAEPFSCNVVNDWRLAVVWQDLRHLVNLINDHLACNSLLDGSLFQDSLGSIQTRLVHLKNGIDDRSDECLRLGMLAFLSTTLQIPGGKFPYKYLTGSLRNLCETINIEIIADDNILFWLLMMCAISVFEAEKAWLRPLWVRSGAERLSWDSARSRLQAIMWIDRLQGELGSKIWAKLALIEWVTIMLIALDHCLELVPYVMAERNATRCSGVFFSDGTPAERNLEGTLEPPLAPACIGQSTVGWSVHPTRPTGVAEPDRDQDTSSLRSPTTLLTEFHRQSIAFAQELSLALIYFARQQCDYRDFSPGHLSLPYPHQLPSCSPLSTGKMASKDDKAFKYRQEISQVSEDTVDFVSFDLVLLCHSGGATGTRQLATSKLEVHPSQHANPHAWMLDWPIRQPLLFPNMSASYLLEVKLLRKHSTRPKRDIYANEEQGGAIVYGGGCLMSQLVGCLEMTLGIFEQCTKPLADDSSAESGTITKKPKYPRRSRAKAAVAARVQRQSMELFQSAFDQVRGIVVNSGFKSILDLPYGEEKKQRVTRPAPNKPAFVLPQRLNNQGPYGWSDRLTNVARKMMYVSGETAEPSIETTSMIEDIVRQQVIELLRNCTELAARRGARAITINDLIFQIRHDQAKVSRLRTFLSWKDVRKNVKDSDDKGGEADLGAGEDPSGGVVPGGPVDDATKKNKKAKVGLPWEPSSFYSQEVPERDDEEDEEEEEMNFITLQRLRKADERTKAMTKEEYVTWSEYRQASFTYRKGKRFREWAGFGIVTDSKPSDDIVDILGFLTFEMVQTLTEHALKVKEQEDLFKAQSGGENAGSKKRKVATGLFDPPSEGRSPIEPRHVQEAFRRLQQRPKKTRAMLNGTRLPQHTALNILDEDTHLTSAVLLPLSHCSRAIGPSLMRYKSSEDWFIRQVSTRFRTPPGPSHLGTNKYPAVRRKLQPSHQPVPIR